The genomic DNA ACTGAGAAAAATGCGGAACTGGAGCAGTCTTATATAGATTGGCTCttttgttatataattttttctgatgACTTAATTGAGGTTGAGATATAGAAAACTAGATAGTTGTAACAAATCAAATGATGGAAGTTACTCCAATGTCCTCTCAACTTTCTCCCGTTCCTCGACCTGCATATTAAGATTTTCAAATAAAGGGACACACTGCAGCTAGCTTAAATCCCTTGTGGACCCAACGATCTAAATGGATTTATGAGAAATTaagatgcatattttctttttcaattatcCTTTTTACTTGGTGTGTAGGTGGTAAGGAAGGCAGCACTAGCTGGTGCAACATTAGGACCAAGCCAGCTTGCTGGGAGTCCATGCGAAGCACCTTTGACTCACAACAATAGAAATTTTACACCCAACAAACTACAATGGCGAAGGGCATCCACCTCTGATCCATCAGAACCATCAGTGCCATCAACTGTTAAAGTGAATGTGGCTGCATCTTCTGCAACCCAACAACAGCTTCCTAGTTCACCTGCACCACTTGGAACCAGAGAAGTGAATTCTTTGTCTGGAGAGCACCCTGtcactttctaattttttagataATCACATTTACTAATTGGTTGCAAAGCCTTGACTCTTTTTTTGGTGGGGAGGATTGGGGGGAAGAAACCTCGTCAATGGGGGAGGGATGCTATTGATCTTAGTAGATGTTGCCCATAATGTGGTGGTAGTAGGATGTATGGAGTTTGATCAGCAGTAGCTTGATTTGAAAAATCTACTTATCCTTTGAAATTATTAGATTAATGAATCAGGATgcaaaattcttttctttcatatgcGCTATGTTTTGTTGACTTTGTTGGTAGTTGGGTAGGAGcaacaattctctttttaattttgatggtttgaagtaggggtgtcaacccgattcggtttttcggtttttggccaaaactgggaaccggaaccggggtaccccggttctcggttttgagaaaccggaaccgaAACTAGGACCCCGGTTAACTagggtcccggttaccggccggttccggttttatcCGGTCCggtaactaatttttttaaaaaattggtttttgggcttattttaggtatttggcTTAAAAtaagccccttttttttttttttgtcataagttggccaatttttaaaaaaatctcttagtctctttgtctaaattaaaggggttttgttgtgattgttccaaataattaaaaaataaatctaaaaaagtccaaaaatcttaaaaaaatcaatgtttttgccaatttgggccttagaaaaaaaaatttaattttttaaaataccccaaacctaaacctaagtgtaaaaaatattaatatatatatatatatatatatatatatatataataatatataaatattatcaaataaaatagaaatccagttccggtttcccggttccagttccggttttccggtaatttttgacaccgcTAGTTTGAAGATGATTTGATAGATTATGATTGTTTCGTAAATCGTAATAGTTGCTGCCATGTGTGCTTCATTTGAAGGCAATATTATTGATAATTGGTTGATTTCTCTATCTCTCAATTGGTGGCGTTGCCTTTGTGTAGAAACGCTGTCACAATTTTTATGGTAAGCCATCCAGTCACTTGTAACCTTCAATTTTGACTCTCTGAAATCCCACCATATCGGCGCTTTGCCCCACTTGTacttcaaatcaaatatctttgtTGCATGGAAACGTAAGGACAACAATTCAACCACGCAAACTCATTTGAACATCCAAACACCTCATTAACTTCCAAGGAAGATATTTTCCTCCTTTCACTGATTTTGGATAAGATAGTGATCGTACATACAACATGCACAAGTTGGTCTCCTCGACTTCAATAAAATATAACATCAAATTGAATACACGAAAATGGCNNNNNNNNNNNNNNNNNNNNNNNNNNNNNNNNNNNNNNNNNNNNNNNNNNNNNNNNNNNNNNNNNNNNNNNNNNNNNNNNNNNNNNNNNNNNNNNNNNNNTCTCGgacaggtcccgggcgggtcccagtcaaatCCTGGTCAGGTCCAGGTCAAGTCCTGGGAGGGTCTCGGTTAGGTCCTAGGCAGGTCTCGGGcgagtcctagtcaagtctcgggcgggtcccggtcaagtctcgggcaggtcccagtcAGGTCCCAGGCGAGTCCCGAGAGGGTCCAGGGCGGGTTCCGGGCAAGTCCCTAtggggtcttgggcaggtcccggtcaagtctcgggcaggtcccggtcaagtcccgagcgggtcccggtcaagtcctagtcAGGTCCAGGTCAAGTCCCAGgagggtcccgatcaagtcccgggcgagtcccgggcaagtctcaggcgggtcccgattaggtcctggtcaagtgtcgggcgggtcctgggcaagtcccaggcaggtcccggtcatGTCCTGGTcaggtctcgggcaagtcccagtcaagtcccggtcgAGTCCCAGttaggtcctgggcgggtcccggtcaggtcctgggcaagtcccggtcaagtcccgggcgaatcccggtcaagtctcggttaggtcccgggtaggtccctcCGGGttcccaggcaagtcccgggtgggtccccgTCAAGTCTCGGGTAGGTCTCGAGCAATTAccggtcaagtcccgatcaggtcccagtcaagtcccgggtgggacctggtcaagtcccgacgAGATTGTATGGGGGTCTTGGCAAGAtccatcaatttaagaatgagatgctcatagtcggaaaatggtttacggtaccattttcctaaaattaaagaagaattttcggtcaaaaggaaaatattttccgttgaccactattttacgtcgaggtaaacaccgtaaaatacgaaaatcattttctaaaaactattttacatcgaagtaaacggagccttaatgTAAATTAGACTGCAGTATATAATATGAAATGTccaatattataataatttaagaaaacaaacaattttttattaaaaaaaaaaacacaaaaatgtcGTACAAATCAAATCGGTCTCCTGGTGAGTGCAAACAAATCAACACCCAACTGCCCAGACTATACGTTACTTGTCTAAGCAATTAATGATGATGTTTGTGGTCGTGGTTAGGCGGCATGCCAAGTTGCCAACAGAGGCGGGCGGAGTGCTGCCTCAGCAAAACGTCCAATTCCTTCTTCattattaaagagagagaggaattcTATAAAATGGCATGCTTCCATGGGCAGTGGACTAGTGAGAAGGAATTAGTAGCTAGATTGGCTTCAAAGACGAGGGAAATCAGTTgcttccaaaaagaaaaagaagaagaaaaaaaatgcagaaaaggACACGTATTCTCCTTTCTGCTCATgggatattttcttttttcgttttcttaTAGCAAGTGTCAGCGTCCTCAGCCTCATCTGCTAATCACCTCAGGTAGCTGGTCAAGCACTTGCTAGCCATGCCATCTTTTACGACGAAGAATTGTCTTCTGTAGTTGTTTCTTCTTGTTGTAATCCCTGGAGATATTAGTTTGCAGAAGCCGCCATGGGAGGCACCCAGTTGCtgctttttcttgctttcttttctgCTGGAATGCATCTCATTAACTCGCTTACAGATCCTCGTGATGGTAGGCACACACcatgtttgttgttgtttttgtattCTTTGTGCACACCATTTATATgtgtcttctctctctctctctctctctctctctctatatatatatatatgttctttcaTTTTGATCTGTCGCCCTGATTTGTAGAATGTTTGCCTTTCTTTCTCTGTAGAATTGTCTTACCAGCACGATGTTGTCTGtatgataaaaaatatattatttgtcATTGTTCTTGAGGTACTCTTCGATTAGAGGCTGAAGGTTACTAGAAATTGCATGATCTGCTATAGCTCTACTGTGTACAACATTTTTAACGAGTTTACTGACAAACAATCTCATAGCTAGAATTGTAAAAAGTGTTAAAAAGTAATGATCAAGTAACtaaatttatctattcctatttgtttaagttttttagatAACTGATAATTTGACAAAATGATAAtgagttaagaaaattcatgaTGAACTATAAACCTCAAGGAGTTGGCTCAAGTatattaggtttaaggtttgaaTTCTTTTAGGTGCAAACTATTCTTTAGGGCCACGCCCGTTTGAGAAGTTAGAGTCTTAGCTGATCCATATGAAAAGAGTGCTTTGCATAGGTATGAGGTTTGCCTGATATAAGTGGATGCATGAAGTGACCCTACCTTGAATGATTccttgtcataaaaaaaaaatttaaaaagaaaaatcgaataaatacattttgaaattgaatttttttttttttttgatgaaaaatggGAATATGCTAAACTGGAAGAACTTTGCACATGTCAAAATTCACGATCTTATATGACAAACTTACATGGTGATGATATTTTCATTTGGGGGTAGCTACCTGGTAATAGTGTAAGAGAGTAGTGAAAGTAATGTGATACAAATTTTGTGTAAAAGTCATTCAATTTCATACTAGATGAACTGCGTTTGATTCCATACTTGACGTGATGGTTGGCTCTAATGCCATATGATACAAACGTTGCATAGAACTTATCACCCTTGAAAACCGATTTATAACAAGTGGATGTCCAAAACTTTATATGCATATgattaaaattgtatttaaacCATTTGAGACACTTAAGATTGTAATGTAAGGCAATGGTGACGGTAgtgtttattttgtattatctaTAGCTAGTACTGCTAACTCCCATCTATACTTTCTACTGTCAAATTTATCCCACATATAGTTTCCTTGTATCAAGCAtatgataaaatttatattgGTGCAGCCTCTGCACTCCAATCCCTGAAGGAGTCGTGGGAGCACACACCACCAAGCTGGCGAAATTCACATGATCCTTGTGGAACACTCTGGGAAGGAGTTACTTGCAACAATTCTCGGGTGACTGCATTGTAAATATATTTCTATTACTTACTGCCTCCATTTCTTAGTTTTTCTTGAACATTTAATCTTCCTTGtcccccttttgttttttttttttttcaattattctcAGGGGATTATCAACCATGGGCCTCAAAGGGCAACTCAGTGGTGACATTGGAGAGCTCTCTGAACTGAGATCCTTGTgagcattcttcttcttcttcttctttgaaccATTGCAAATACCTGCATCAAGTTTCCAACAGATAACAAGTTGTACAATAAACCAGATTCTTCTGCTCTGttttttattgacatgtctCATTCTTAATTAGCATGTCTGTTCTGTTCTGTTCATTGAAGTGGTGATATTATTCAATTTCCAGGGACCTGTCATATAACCGAGGTCTCACAGGTCCCCTGTCTCCTCGGCTGGGAGATCTACAAAATTTGAACATCTTGTAAGATCCAATAATAAGCAAGCTCATTTTCCTATCACCCCTCCATCCAACtcttttaagtaatttatatatttcaatacaCTGAGACAAGCatgtacttttttgtttttcatctttCAGAATCCTAGCTGGCTGTGGCTTCAGTGGTGATATTCCAGATGAGTTGGGGAAGCTTGCTGAGCTGTCCTTCCTGTAAGATCTGCCGAAGTTATCTCATAGAACTTCATGAATGAATATGgcagtgctttttttttttgttgctttgcCTGCTTTATTCAGCACTACACTCCCTCCCAGGGCTCTCCATTCAAACAACTTCACTGGAAACATACCTCCATCTTTGGGGAATCTCTCCAAACTCTACTGGCTGGACCTGGCAGATAATCAGTTGACAGGACACCTCCCAATATCAACCCCCACTACCCCAGGCTTGGACCTCCTTCTGAAGATTAAACacttgtgagtttttttttttttaattttttttttaatatatttagaaCATTGATTTTGGCACAAACAATAGCTTGATTCCTACAAACTTGCAGCCATTTCAACAAGAACCAGCTTTCAGGTCCCATTCCAGCCGAACTTTTCAGCTCTAAGATGGTACTGATACACGTGTAAGCTGCTGATACCACCCATCTGTTTGTATtcaatgtttttatgtttttttccttctaaatgTTTGTGGTTGAATGGCAGATTATTTGATAGCAACCAACATTCTGGAAGTATCCCATCAACATTGGGACTTGTACAGACTCTTGAGGTTCTGTGAGTAAAACCCACCTTAATTCAACCTTTTTCAGCTACACCTTTTCTTCACTAAATGTCCTAATTCCCTCACATTCATTGGAGTTACACTGTTCCAAATTGCGACAGTCGGCTCGACAGAAATGCTCTGACAGGAGATGTCCCATCAAATCTGAACAACCTTACAAACATCAAGGAATTGTGGGTATTTACTTCTTAGCAGTATGTAGTGATGATGTTTTAGAATAATCATATTGGAGGTTACTTAGCTTTCTTGTTCATGCTGTTGTGTCTTCCTTAGGAATTTAGCCCAAAATGATCTGACTGGCCCTTTTCCAGACTTGAGTAAAATGACCGCCCTCTATTATGTGTAAGTGGATGACATGGGGTTGCCATTTGTGGTTTTCCATTTCTCTAGCTTGTTCTTTTCATGAACTGAAGAACCTTACTCGATGGCTTATTTTTACAGGGACCTTAGTAACAACTCCTTTGACCCATCCGAAGCTCCAGCTTGGTTCTCAGCCTTACCATCACTCACCACTCTGTAAGTCTTTAGTAGGTCGAAGATCTGAGCTCATTTGCTAATGCTTTTTaggaaaaaagcaaaagcataacaaacaattcaacacacaaaatactaaaaacttcatttatattTATGTCACACAATGAAAAAGCTAAAAAGACATATTCTAAAATGCGTAGCTAACGATCCCCGAAACTCTCCCTGCATCTCTCAAAAAGATCATGCACATAAAAGATCCAATAACTCTCTTGACTAGCATAGGCTAATGTGTGATTTGTGGCACAGGGTTATGGAATATGGAAAACTTCAAGGGCCTGTCCCGCAAAAACTCTTCAGCTTTCCACATATACAGCAAGTGTAAGTTCTGATTTGTACAGGAGGGAGCATTAGAATTTGACAATAAAGAGAAACTGTAAGTTTGACAATCCAATTCCTTTACATTCTCAGGAAATTGAGGAACAATGAATTTAATGAAACATTGAACATGGCTAAAGACATCAGCCCACAATTGCAGCTTGTTGATTTGCGAAACAACCAAATAGATGCAGCAACGCTTGGCGCTGCTTACACAAAGATATTAATGTGAGAGAGCTTATGGCCTTTAATCTTCAGCTTGAATGATATTTGTATTTTCTCCTAGTTATCAACcttatttgtaaattttacatacTTCAGATTGATTGGAAATCCAGCGTGTTCTTCCGCTATTCTCTCGAATAGCAAATCCTGCCAGAGTCAGGAACAAACTACAAAGCCCTATTCTACCAGCCTTGCTATTTGTGGGAGCAAATTATGCCCACTTGATCAGAAACTCAGCCCTCAGAGTTGTGAATGTGCTTATCCATATGAAGGAATATTATACATCAGAGGACCCTTTTCCAGGGAATTGTCCAATGTAACTTTGTTTCAGTTACTTGAAAAGACCCTGTGGATTAAACTGGGCCTCACTCCCGGTTCTGTTTCTCTTCAAAACCCCCACTTCAATGTTGATGACTATCTTCAAGTGCATCTGGCTCTCTTTCCAGcagaaggaaaatattttaatagatcAGAGATTCAGAGAATTGGGTTTGATCTGAGTAAACAAACTTTCTACCTGCCTGAGTTCGGACCCTTCTATTTTATAGCATCTCGTTATGTTTTTCAAGGTTGTTCAAATCACATCTCCTTATactctcatctctcatctctctctctctctctctctctcttttcttctctgaCAAAGGTATATTTTTCTTCAGACTCAGACAAAGGAACTTCCATTAGCACTGGTTTGATTGTTGGGATAGCAGTTGGCAGTGCCATTTTGGTTCTGGTCCTTCTGGGGGTAGGGACATACGCTGTTCGGCAAAAGAAACGTGCAGAAAAAGCCATTGGAATGAGTAGACCATTCGGTAATTActacataaaatatttgttattgtGTAGTCCAAGATTCAGGCATCTATATGTTGTAAGGAGATTAAACACCAGACAAATTGTTGGCTTGTGTGGCTAATCTTCACTCTCTTCCAGCTTCCTGGGCATCAAGTGGCAAAGACACTGGCGGTGCACCACAATTAAACGGAGCACGATGGTTCTCTTATGATGAACTCAAAAAGTGCACCAACAATTTCTCTGACAGTAATGAGATAGGCTATGGAGGGTATGGCCAGGTAAATTTCCCAGTATTTAATCtgttcttttctattttttctgacCATCCTAGTATTTAATCAACACCAGTCGCTGCTTGCTGATGTTTTTATGGTTCTCCCTAGGTTTATAGAGGGATACTCTCTGATGGACAAGTTTTGGCAATCAAAAGAGCTCAGCAAGGATCAATGCAGGGTGGACTCGAGTTCAAGACTGAAATTGAGTTGCTTTCGCGAGTTCATCACAAGAATCTTGTTGCCCttgtgggtttttgttttgaacaaGGAGAGCAGATGCTAGTCTATGAATATATGCCTAATGGGACGCTTAGGAATAGCTTGGCAGGTACAATTCACTttatttcaatcaaccaaaaggTTATTTGAATAATCTACACTGTATATCCACAATCTATGAGAACTTAGTTCTTTGGTAATAGCCAAATACTTCTTTTCAAAGTCTAATAGGAAACTATTTGCATAAATATGAGTTGTAGGGAGATCTAACATTCATCTTGATTGGAAGAGAAGACTCCGCGTTGCACTTGGCTCAGCTAGAGGACTAGCTTACCTACATGAGCTTGCTAATCCTCCCATAATCCACAGAGATGTTAAGTCCACCAATATTCTATTGGATGAAAATTTAACAGCAAAAGTTTCAGATTTTGGGTTGTCTAAACTAGTATCGGACACTTCCAAAGGGCATGTTTCCACTCAAGTTAAAGGCACACTGGTAAGTAATACCACAGAATCTCTTACTTTATATAGTTCTTCAATCTGATATGTTTCAGTGAGCAG from Corylus avellana chromosome ca6, CavTom2PMs-1.0 includes the following:
- the LOC132183881 gene encoding leucine-rich repeat receptor protein kinase HPCA1-like gives rise to the protein MGGTQLLLFLAFFSAGMHLINSLTDPRDASALQSLKESWEHTPPSWRNSHDPCGTLWEGVTCNNSRVTALGLSTMGLKGQLSGDIGELSELRSLDLSYNRGLTGPLSPRLGDLQNLNILILAGCGFSGDIPDELGKLAELSFLALHSNNFTGNIPPSLGNLSKLYWLDLADNQLTGHLPISTPTTPGLDLLLKIKHFHFNKNQLSGPIPAELFSSKMVLIHVLFDSNQHSGSIPSTLGLVQTLEVLRLDRNALTGDVPSNLNNLTNIKELNLAQNDLTGPFPDLSKMTALYYVDLSNNSFDPSEAPAWFSALPSLTTLVMEYGKLQGPVPQKLFSFPHIQQVKLRNNEFNETLNMAKDISPQLQLVDLRNNQIDAATLGAAYTKILILIGNPACSSAILSNSKSCQSQEQTTKPYSTSLAICGSKLCPLDQKLSPQSCECAYPYEGILYIRGPFSRELSNVTLFQLLEKTLWIKLGLTPGSVSLQNPHFNVDDYLQVHLALFPAEGKYFNRSEIQRIGFDLSKQTFYLPEFGPFYFIASRYVFQDSDKGTSISTGLIVGIAVGSAILVLVLLGVGTYAVRQKKRAEKAIGMSRPFASWASSGKDTGGAPQLNGARWFSYDELKKCTNNFSDSNEIGYGGYGQVYRGILSDGQVLAIKRAQQGSMQGGLEFKTEIELLSRVHHKNLVALVGFCFEQGEQMLVYEYMPNGTLRNSLAGRSNIHLDWKRRLRVALGSARGLAYLHELANPPIIHRDVKSTNILLDENLTAKVSDFGLSKLVSDTSKGHVSTQVKGTLGYMDPEYYLTQQLTEKSDVYSFGVVMLELVTAKQPIKKGKYIVREVQMAMDKNDEEHYGLKDMMDSSIRNTPNLIGFGRFLELAMQCLEDTAADRPTMSEVVKAIETILQNDSLATDSTTSASSSATDFGASKAAFKHPYC